The Daucus carota subsp. sativus chromosome 9, DH1 v3.0, whole genome shotgun sequence genome window below encodes:
- the LOC108203064 gene encoding uncharacterized protein LOC108203064 yields the protein MTNKIEGQNNNQSQSIWTTWEDLLLSSAVRRYGLSDWSTVATELQSRVNNNQFTPQFCADKFSDLKRRFDVSGDGENVAGDGENVAVPWLDELKNLRIKELKEIVQGRGVSIQSLNLKVKRLEEERERSGKEDGSDKQKPDLEAERSENVQNDENDVVMAEKDEKIGEVAGDSVSGDRSERENRSVNESNSTEKKRMETGPVRTGGDKPVGPVQADSWNDSSKPSDEKKAENESVKVVESAGGESKGGKDSNEAQSSASLTRKSRSSTSNSGGGDERMTSKTTSRDSVKNTEQLNRFLNSIRSSKNGPVFEARLQSQKTEKYNSIIRQHVDLETIQSRVNNGSYSSCTTKFYLDLLLLFNNAIVFYPKSSPESTAAVDLRKFVLKGLNKKRGAKQSNPSPESGPTTLLKIKSDPERSDSLLAKQKNSAPFIVCRKRSSITSKPSASNKPQKPEDKQVLDTKQPPARPSSSAKPSSSSPNEEESLLKLNPKEKPVTGARSMRRSSSARINNASAKNTANTTVKTPVTSPSMNPGSSTAKGSEGSKADNKKKTNPLLVKKREAADFLKRIKKSSPAKGTLLDTLKNLPENSNSSSKRETREQPKKKVVDERKESTRGRQKGRGGGKRAKEEEASQSKRNVGRPPKRGRDDGVASGKRGKEIVEEEVVAKRPNKRSKR from the exons ATGACGAACAAAATCGAAGGACAGAATAACAATCAATCTCAATCGATATGGACTACTTGGGAGGACCTGTTGTTATCGTCCGCCGTCAGGCGCTACGGTCTCTCCGATTGGTCTACGGTCGCGACGGAGCTTCAATCCAGAGTGAACAACAATCAATTCACTCCTCAATTCTGTGCTGATAAGTTTTCTGACCTTAAGCGGCGTTTTGACGTTTCCGGTGACGGCGAAAAtgtcgccggcgacggcgaaaATGTCGCGGTGCCGTGGCTGGATGAGTTGAAGAATCTGAGGATTAAGGAGCTCAAGGAGATTGTGCAAGGACGCGGCGTGTCGATCCA GAGcttgaacttgaaagtgaaGAGATTAGAGGAGGAGAGAGAAAGGAGCGGGAAAGAGGACGGGAGTGATAAACAGAAGCCAGATCTGGAGGCGGAGAGATCGGAGAACGTTCAAAACGATGAGAACGACGTCGTTATGGCGGAAAAGGACGAGAAAATCGGCGAAGTTGCCGGAGATTCGGTGTCCGGCGACCGTTCGGAGAGGGAGAACAGGTCGGTTAACGAGTCAAACTCGACGGAGAAGAAAAGGATGGAAACTGGACCGGTTCGGACCGGAGGTGATAAACCGGTTGGACCGGTTCAGGCTGACTCGTGGAACGACAGTTCGAAACCGAGCGACGAGAAAAAAGCGGAGAACGAGTCAGTCAAGGTGGTTGAGTCGGCCGGCGGTGAGTCGAAAGGTGGGAAGGACAGTAACGAGGCGCAGAGCTCGGCGAGTTTGACGAGGAAGAGTAGGAGTAGTACTAGTAATAGCGGTGGTGGCGATGAACGTATGACGTCGAAAACAACGAGTCGTGACTCGGTGAAAAATACGGAGCAGTTGAACCGGTTTTTGAATTCAATCCGGTCTAGCAAGAACGGTCCGGTTTTTGAAGCTAGGCTCCAAAGCCAG AAAACTGAAAAGTACAATAGCATTATCCGGCAACATGTGGATCTCGAAACAATTCAATCCCGGGTCAATAATGGTTCCTATTCATCATGCACCACCAAATTCTACTTGGATCTTTTACTTCTCTTCAACAATGCAATTGTTTTCTACCCCAAATCATCTCCAGAATCAACAGCTGCGGTGGACCTCAGAAAGTTTGTATTGAAAGGATTAAACAAGAAGCGTGGTGCAAAACAATCCAACCCATCACCTGAATCTGGTCCAACTactcttctcaaaatcaaaTCGGACCCAGAAAGATCTGACTCGTTGCTGGCAAAGCAAAAGAACTCTGCTCCTTTTATTGTTTGCCGCAAGAGAAGTTCCATAACAAGCAAACCATCGGCTTCAAACAAACCACAGAAACCGGAGGATAAACAGGTGTTGGATACCAAACAGCCACCAGCTAGACCTTCCTCATCAGCTAAACCTTCCTCATCTTCCCCAAATGAAGAAGAGAGCCTGTTGAAGTTGAATCCAAAGGAAAAGCCGGTAACAGGGGCAAGAAGCATGAGGAGGAGCAGTAGTGCTCGAATCAACAACGCATCTGCAAAAAACACAGCAAACACAACAGTGAAAACCCCAGTAACAAGCCCTAGCATGAACCCTGGATCATCGACAGCTAAAGGATCAGAGGGTTCCAAAGCTGATAACAAGAAGAAAACTAATCCCCTTCTGGTTAAAAAGCGGGAAGCTGCCGACTTTTTGAAACGAATCAAGAAGAGTTCTCCTGCAAAAGGGACATTGCTCGATACATTAAAGAATTTGCCAGAAAATAGTAATTCAAGTAGCAAAAGAGAAACTAGAGAACAACCAAAGAAGAAAGTGGTGGATGAACGGAAAGAATCAACAAGAGGACGTCAGAAGGGCAGAGGCGGTGGAAAACGGGCAAAGGAGGAGGAAGCTAGTCAGTCAAAGCGGAATGTGGGCAGGCCACCAAAGAGGGGTAGAGATGACGGGGTGGCGTCGGGGAAGCGTGGGAAGGAAATAGTGGAGGAGGAGGTGGTTGCTAAGAGGCCTAACAAAAGGAGTAAAAGGTGA